Genomic window (Daucus carota subsp. sativus chromosome 5, DH1 v3.0, whole genome shotgun sequence):
TTTTTCTAATTCTAGTGTCACTCAGTCACTCAAGGTTATGAATTCTTATGGTCTTACTCTTTTCTTATATTGTGGAAAAGTAGACTAGTGAGAtgttatttttatgttattctcCATATTAGAGAGCTAAACTATATGGAATAATTGATGCTTGTTTACAATAAATTTTGTCTGTTTAAGTATTTCACCTGTATCGGTAATCTATGTAAAATCTACCTCTAGATATGGTTCAGTAGTAGATGGTGCAGTTTGTGAATGTTAGTTTCTCCATCACATAGGAAGCatccttttgtttatttttgggGATTCTGTTCACTATGTTACTGTTAATCTGGTTAAAGTATGGCTCTTAACTATACCCACTTAGGAAGGTTGTGTTTAATGTATATCAGTGTGTTGAGTTTTACCTTTGCATTGCTagaaattgatatattttagaTGTAATGTCAATGATAGCAACAGAAGGGTTGTGtaacaaatttttgtttatcTGAATTACTGTAGACAGGAGCTttagatataattaatataatgagTACCGGTGCCTTGTGTATTTGGTACATGGAGTGAATATTTGTATTAAACCTGATAATGCTTTCTTCTGTAGTGGCTCATTTGGGTGTTTCTGATGTTGATTAATACATTGCAGTTTCAATTATATTGCTGTCTGCTGCTTTGAGATATCAAGATGCCAAAGGAGAGAAGAGATTGTACCACATCTCGGTCAAGAACATCCCCATTTCCATGTGGATCTAGTCCTTCATtgttatcattaataaaaaatccTTTAGAGAATGAGGAGCATGTCAAAGAATGGGAGGAGGCTCGGTGCCCCGTGTGTATGGAACATCCTCATAATGCAATCTTGCTTCTGTGTTCATCTCATGGTAAAGGTTGCCGCCCTTTTATGTGTGACACAAGCTATCGCCACTCCAACTGTTTTGACCAGTTCTGCAAGTCATTTGGTAAAACCCCTCCAACAGTGCCTCAGCAAGAAGAAACTTCACCTTCAAGTGCAACCGACTTGCCAACACATGGTATGACTCTTGACGAAGGTAGTCCTGCTTCTCAAGGTGAAATGATCGAGTCTGGACTGACACACGCTACTGATtgtgaagacaaagtgaagggGAAGCTGGTTTGCCCTCTTTGTCGTGGAGGCATAAATGGGTGGATGGTTGTGGAACCTGCTCGCGTCTTTATGAATGCAAAATTGAGAAGCTGCGCCTGTGAGACGTGTGAGTTCAGTGGCACATATTCAGATTTGAGGAAGCATGCAAGACTTGCACACCCACTTGTGCGGCCATCAGAGGCAGATCCAGAGAGACAGCGTGACTGGAGGAGGCTGGAGCGTCAAAGGGATCTTGGAGATTTAATCAGCACGCTGCAATCTTCTATTGGGGAAGAGAGGAGTGAGGATAGTGCTTTCTCTCTGGATGAACGTGGCTTGCTAACAGTATTTTTCCTTGTCCGAGTGTTCCAACCTGGCAATGTCTCAAGAAGCAGCAGCTGGTCCGGTACATCAAGGGTACCAAGGGCGCATGTAACTGTGAGGAGGAGGTCAACTAGAACACTTTGGGGAGAGAGCATTGATGCGGATTCCCTGGAACAAGACAATGATACCTCTGATGGGGCATCAGGCCCCAGCAGGTCTCAAGAGTAAAACTATCTGAAAGCCAAGATCAGGCCTCGAGAACAAGTTATGGAGCCACATGATGAATTATAATGCAAGCTAATAAATGTGCTTGATTGTTTTCTTTGAAGCACTGCCTTGTTTGAGTGTCTTAGCCTTCTTTTGCCTGCTCGTCTCCAAATTGTATCTTATTGGAGACTATTTATCAGTAGCTTTTGTTACAGGTGAAACAGAAAGAGAAGAAATCTTAAATTATATGAGCAAGTCTATATGAAATGTAATTATTTCTCTTCATAATTGAATCCTTGATCAAGTAACGTTTGGTGGAtcag
Coding sequences:
- the LOC108219772 gene encoding uncharacterized protein LOC108219772, giving the protein MPKERRDCTTSRSRTSPFPCGSSPSLLSLIKNPLENEEHVKEWEEARCPVCMEHPHNAILLLCSSHGKGCRPFMCDTSYRHSNCFDQFCKSFGKTPPTVPQQEETSPSSATDLPTHGMTLDEGSPASQGEMIESGLTHATDCEDKVKGKLVCPLCRGGINGWMVVEPARVFMNAKLRSCACETCEFSGTYSDLRKHARLAHPLVRPSEADPERQRDWRRLERQRDLGDLISTLQSSIGEERSEDSAFSLDERGLLTVFFLVRVFQPGNVSRSSSWSGTSRVPRAHVTVRRRSTRTLWGESIDADSLEQDNDTSDGASGPSRSQE